The following are encoded in a window of Streptomyces sp. 11x1 genomic DNA:
- a CDS encoding IclR family transcriptional regulator, which translates to MPLSSPDSPHVRPTPHGDPCGGADQQTAVDKALVLLKSLAEVDGQIGVSDLARRAGLTKSTAFRLLGILQRNDLVERVGSDYRLGAQLFDIGIRVYGQAPPVLQERLVPHLADLYELTHETVHLAVLHGTDVVYVDKIHGHRASRSPSRIGARLPAYCTGVGKALLAYDHDAAEAAIAAGLTAHTSNTVTDPDRFRAELGRIRRDGLAFDRQEAVSGLVCVAVPIMGSAGRPVAALSVAGADGRFDPVRYAPALRRVAHAAARTVNAATPRTAALSGLAEVRAA; encoded by the coding sequence ATGCCACTCTCTTCACCCGATTCACCCCACGTCCGGCCCACGCCGCACGGAGATCCCTGCGGGGGAGCCGATCAGCAGACCGCGGTCGACAAGGCCCTCGTCCTGCTCAAGTCCCTCGCCGAGGTGGACGGGCAGATCGGCGTGAGCGATCTGGCTCGCCGCGCGGGATTGACCAAGTCGACAGCCTTCCGGCTGCTTGGGATCCTGCAGCGCAACGATCTCGTCGAGCGGGTGGGCAGCGACTACCGGCTGGGCGCTCAGCTCTTCGACATCGGTATCCGGGTCTACGGTCAGGCACCTCCCGTGCTGCAGGAACGGCTCGTGCCCCACCTTGCGGACCTCTACGAGCTCACTCACGAAACCGTGCACCTCGCCGTGCTGCACGGCACCGACGTCGTCTACGTCGACAAGATCCACGGGCACCGGGCGTCCCGCTCCCCGTCTCGCATCGGTGCCCGCCTGCCGGCGTACTGCACGGGGGTGGGCAAGGCGCTCCTCGCCTACGACCACGACGCCGCAGAGGCAGCGATCGCGGCGGGGCTGACGGCCCACACCAGCAACACGGTGACCGATCCCGACCGCTTCCGGGCCGAGCTGGGACGCATCCGCAGAGACGGCCTCGCCTTCGACCGCCAAGAGGCCGTCTCCGGCCTCGTCTGTGTCGCAGTGCCGATCATGGGGTCCGCCGGGCGTCCGGTGGCCGCCCTCTCCGTCGCGGGCGCCGATGGGCGGTTCGATCCCGTCCGCTACGCGCCGGCCCTCCGCCGGGTGGCCCACGCGGCGGCGCGCACGGTCAACGCGGCGACGCCCCGGACGGCCGCACTGTCCGGGCTCGCCGAGGTTCGGGCAGCATGA